Below is a genomic region from Miniphocaeibacter halophilus.
ATGACGATTTGGACAAAATTGGTTACGCTATTAATAATAATGTAATAGATGAAAGTATTGTTGGAAATCTTATTTATTTTGGAGAACCTATTAAATATAATTCTGTAAAGGAATTAGAAGAAGCTGTTAATAATGAGGAAATAGAATCCGGATATTATTTTGAATCAAAAAGCTCCTTTAAGGAAATAGTTAAGAACATTTCACTATACAGCCAAAACAATATACTGGTTCAAGAAGGTTTAAATAAGGTACTTAGGGACGAACAACTTGCCTCTGAAGGAATTGACCCTATGAAAGTCGATTCCGCTTCTAACCAGGAAATATCCTTTGAAATAGTTAATTTAGGAAAAAACGGTATAACCGGTTTTATATTTGCCTATGTTGGAATGTTTATTGTATATATGGTAGTTCTTCTATTTGGTAATTCTGTAGCGACTTTAGTAGCTAGGGAGAAAAATGACCGTACAATGGAAATACTTATTACCAATACTTCTGCTAAAAACCTAATTGTTGGTAAGGTATTTGCTTCAACATTAACTAGCTTTTTACAATTATTTATTATAATAGTAGCAGGCTTTCTTGGTTTTACAATTAACAAATCCTACTATCCAGCAGAAATAGTAGAATTGTTAAAGGAAGGACTTAGCTTTGAAGCCATTGCAGTTTTCCTATTGTTTATCGTATTAGGATGTTTAATGTATTTCTTCTTATACGCTGCTTTTGGTGCCTTAGTTAGTAGGGTTGAAGATGTAGGAAATGCAACAGGACCAATACAAATAATATTTGTTGCAAGTTTCCTTGTAACCTCTTTTGGAATTCAAATGCCTGAAAGCATGGTTATGAAAATTGCATCTATTATTCCTTTTTCATCACCTATGTCATTTTTTGTAAGATACACAATGACTGAAGTTCCTATATATCAAATGCTACTTTCTATTGCCCTATTAATAATAACGACAATTATTTTAGCCTTTATATCTATAAAAATATACCGTATGGGAACTTTAAATTATGGAAATAAAATGGGATTTTTTAAAACAGTAACAAAATTATTCCAAAAACAAGATTAAAATTATATAAAGGAGTTATTATGCTTTTATATACATGTCAAGATATTAAATCATTAGAATTAATTGAAAAAAACGGAAGATTTATTAACAAGAAAAAATATATAGAAGACCATTTTGACGATATTTCCGATATTTTTCTTAGATGTTATGATTGGTTTGTAAAAGAAGCAGATAAAATAGTTTCCAAACCTTCTGATGTAGAGTATCCAATATGGTGTAGTACAAGTGTTGAAGCTACTTTTAGGCCTACTGAAACAGAAATAGTCTATATACTCGATATTCCTGATGATAAAATTATACTCTTTGATGGTGGTAAATGGGACTATGTTCTAAATCTTATTTATCTTCCGAAAAATGAAGAGGATTTAATTAAATACAGGGAAAAACTTAAGCTAAAAGGCATAAATAACCAATACGATATTTTTCATAGTAATATTTCAAATTTCTACAAGGAAGAACAAGAGGAAATAGTATCGAGTTGGCATCGAATTTTTGATATTAAGGACTCTACAAATTTTTCTTTACAGGGAAATATTTGGGAAATAAAAAAGGAAAATATTCTAGAAATAGTAGAATATGGCAATAGTATTCCTATGAAATACTATTTAAAGGAAAAAAATCTAAGTATATAGTAAAAAAAGGAGTGGATATCATTTTATATGAAATTCATTCCTTTTTTTCTTATATACTTATCTAAAAATCTATATATTCTCTTTTATTAACATTACT
It encodes:
- a CDS encoding ABC transporter permease, with product MRDLFSVFKFEFLNRLKQKSIIYTTLIFAVLVLLLTFIPRFFDVFDSSSVDSTENAVENIEENDDLDKIGYAINNNVIDESIVGNLIYFGEPIKYNSVKELEEAVNNEEIESGYYFESKSSFKEIVKNISLYSQNNILVQEGLNKVLRDEQLASEGIDPMKVDSASNQEISFEIVNLGKNGITGFIFAYVGMFIVYMVVLLFGNSVATLVAREKNDRTMEILITNTSAKNLIVGKVFASTLTSFLQLFIIIVAGFLGFTINKSYYPAEIVELLKEGLSFEAIAVFLLFIVLGCLMYFFLYAAFGALVSRVEDVGNATGPIQIIFVASFLVTSFGIQMPESMVMKIASIIPFSSPMSFFVRYTMTEVPIYQMLLSIALLIITTIILAFISIKIYRMGTLNYGNKMGFFKTVTKLFQKQD
- a CDS encoding DUF3841 domain-containing protein — encoded protein: MLLYTCQDIKSLELIEKNGRFINKKKYIEDHFDDISDIFLRCYDWFVKEADKIVSKPSDVEYPIWCSTSVEATFRPTETEIVYILDIPDDKIILFDGGKWDYVLNLIYLPKNEEDLIKYREKLKLKGINNQYDIFHSNISNFYKEEQEEIVSSWHRIFDIKDSTNFSLQGNIWEIKKENILEIVEYGNSIPMKYYLKEKNLSI